Proteins from a single region of Haloterrigena alkaliphila:
- a CDS encoding universal stress protein, protein MYDDILIPTDGSETISETLTHGLPIAERDAATVHALYVVDSRVTAAATDETGPELERSLEAEGRDAVADVEDAAADRGLETVGEVRKGTPSKAILEYADERGIDLIVIGTRGKSPREKVASLGSVSERVVDNASIPVFVVRDAGAE, encoded by the coding sequence ATGTACGACGACATCCTCATTCCGACCGACGGGAGCGAGACGATTTCGGAGACGCTGACTCACGGGCTGCCGATCGCCGAGCGCGACGCCGCGACGGTCCACGCGCTGTACGTAGTCGACAGCCGGGTCACCGCCGCGGCCACCGACGAGACGGGACCCGAACTCGAGCGGTCGCTCGAGGCGGAGGGTCGCGATGCCGTCGCCGACGTCGAAGACGCGGCGGCCGACCGCGGGCTGGAGACGGTCGGCGAGGTCCGGAAGGGGACCCCGTCGAAGGCGATCCTCGAGTACGCCGACGAGCGCGGGATCGACCTGATCGTCATCGGGACTCGCGGGAAGAGCCCCCGGGAGAAGGTCGCCTCGCTGGGCAGCGTCTCGGAGCGGGTCGTCGACAACGCGTCGATTCCGGTGTTCGTCGTGCGCGACGCGGGCGCGGAGTGA